Genomic DNA from Pistricoccus aurantiacus:
CGGCGGTACTGCCCGATAATAACGACCATACCCCGTTGCCAACTGGCGGTTATCAGTTGGTCCCTTTGGACTCTCCATGAGTCCGATCCCAACGCGCGAACACCTGGCGAAAACGCGCACCCCCTGCAAAGTCTCTTTGCACTGCATTGGCATGCTGGGTTCCAGGTTCCTTGTGTTTCAGGTCGACCGGTCGTCGACCACCTTCCTTCTTTCAATGCGTTCGACCGGCCAGTCAGGCATCCCGCAAGGGTGCCTCGCTGGCCGGTTGAACTGTGCTTCATTTCTGCGGTGCCCGCCGCCTGACCCCTGGGCTCCCTTTGTGCGGGGATCCGCGCACAACCCTACTGGTCCAGCGCCATGACACGGGACCGGATGCAACAGCAGAGTCGAACGCATGGTTACGAGGGCATGTTGGTCGATGGCTGGCATAATGGCTCACTGTTACTTTGCTGCCCGTACCGGTATCCGGTAGCTGACTTGACGCGCGGTTTTGGTCCTCAATCCCAAGGCGAGGCGGTAAGGCAACTTGCGGCCCCGTCTTGAGATTGATGATCGACGTTAGAGCTATTGGGGTTGACGCCGCGATCAAGTGGCGCAATCCTCTCAGTGTGAGACGTTGGCTGTTGACGGTAACAACAGCGCCTTTTGCCTTGCGAGGCAGTTCCCGAAGCCGTAACGCATCCCGAGAGACGGCGCTCAAGCGAGCTGGATGCCCCTTCCGAATTACGGCCTTGTGCCGCCCTACCCATCCGGGGGAAACACTTCCCCTGTGGGGATGGTGTATCTCCCGGTTTTTGATTGACTCAATCCAGGAGACACATCATGTCTAACGCTACTGACACTCAATTCTTTGACTTGCACATCTCAGGCCTGGGCTATGTCAACCGGATCCGCCAGGTCACGCCCAAGCGTGGCGATGCCTTCTGGGCATGCGATATATCCGCGTTGAATGGTCCTGCTAATGATGTGGAATATCGCCGCTTCGACTGTCGCGTCAGCGGCCGGGAAGCGGAGAAGCTGGTCAAGAAATTTGCCGCCACCGTGGCCGATCGCAAGGAGAAAGGCGCTAACGAGCCCAGGATCCTCATCGGCTTCAAGCTCGGCGACCTGTACCCCGATCTGTTCACGCGGACGAGGGGGGAACGAGCCGGCGAGACTGCCGTCAGCCTCAAGGCGCGGCTGCTCTTCATTAACTGGGTCAAGGTGGATGGCGAAAAAGTCTACGAAGCGCCCCGGCGCGAAGAAACTTTTTCTGCCACCGCGGCCCAGGAGGATGAAGCACCGTCCCAAGAGGTGGATCAGGAGACGCCTGCTCCTGGCTCCGCTTTCAGCGGTGGCTCGGTTGGCGCTGCTGAAGCCGTGGTCTGACTCCACGCCAATCACCACACCCCAAGAGGCTAGCTTCTTGGGGTGTGGTTCCATCTATCCCACCCTCAGAGCCGCTGAGAAAGGAGAGGGACATGAAGGATTTGTCTATCAGGCTCGCCGAGCTTGCGGCGCAGCGTGAGTCCAAGGA
This window encodes:
- a CDS encoding STY4534 family ICE replication protein; protein product: MSNATDTQFFDLHISGLGYVNRIRQVTPKRGDAFWACDISALNGPANDVEYRRFDCRVSGREAEKLVKKFAATVADRKEKGANEPRILIGFKLGDLYPDLFTRTRGERAGETAVSLKARLLFINWVKVDGEKVYEAPRREETFSATAAQEDEAPSQEVDQETPAPGSAFSGGSVGAAEAVV